A section of the Luteolibacter rhizosphaerae genome encodes:
- a CDS encoding DUF4198 domain-containing protein, protein MEPGPEGALVVRFGELDGDVEKSPGHLDSLGKPVGVILPVAENAKPLESVKKPDHYTLGGTKPDQALVAEAVFPVMSFGGKPARRPIFYSRWLPAGGDKVAGQPALTLDIVPTGNPGEAKVFFRGKPLPETKARLNAPNGSHTPLKTDAEGVLKFTCDEPGRWVLTVPGYNEELPGFADGIAYAVASHNAALSWVIPKP, encoded by the coding sequence GTGGAGCCGGGCCCGGAGGGAGCGCTGGTAGTCCGCTTCGGCGAGTTGGATGGTGATGTGGAGAAGTCTCCGGGGCATCTCGATTCTCTGGGGAAACCAGTCGGTGTAATCCTGCCGGTGGCCGAGAATGCCAAGCCGCTGGAATCGGTGAAGAAACCGGATCACTACACGCTGGGCGGCACGAAGCCGGATCAAGCCTTGGTGGCAGAAGCTGTCTTTCCGGTGATGAGCTTCGGCGGCAAGCCGGCGCGGCGGCCGATCTTTTACAGCCGCTGGCTGCCTGCCGGTGGCGACAAGGTCGCGGGGCAGCCGGCACTGACACTGGACATCGTTCCGACCGGAAATCCGGGCGAGGCGAAGGTCTTCTTCCGAGGCAAGCCGCTGCCGGAGACGAAGGCGCGGCTGAATGCGCCGAATGGCAGCCATACCCCGCTGAAGACGGATGCCGAGGGCGTGTTGAAGTTCACCTGCGACGAACCGGGGCGCTGGGTGCTCACGGTTCCGGGTTACAACGAGGAGCTGCCGGGGTTTGCAGACGGGATCGCGTATGCGGTGGCCAGCCACAATGCGGCTTTGAGCTGGGTGATTCCGAAGCCCTGA